From Perca flavescens isolate YP-PL-M2 chromosome 19, PFLA_1.0, whole genome shotgun sequence:
AGAGGTGATTGGCCGCAAAGTAAAACGTGGGGCACGTTCCATCCATGGTTCCGTCTCACGCAGCCTTTTGCTACGGGTTCTGAGTGGATCGATATGTTTTCTCACGTCTTCAACGGGCTTTGAGGTATGTTTTCTCTTATGAGTCCTTATGAAATGTTTTGGCGTTATGTGTTTtcattgtgattaaaatattttgaatatttattaGCGCTTAACATGCAAACAAACTCAAAGCTTTACCTTTATGGTTAGCATGCTAAGGTTTGCTAATAAGCACAAACACAGTAACGCTACAAACGAGACTGATGGAAAAGAAATGAGTTTTGAAGTTATTTGGTCACAATATAATAAGATGATTGATGGTGATCCGTCCAATAATTCTGGagacatttcactaaaaaaatacagaaaccaaCCTCGTGATGGCGTACAAAAGTCAGGAGGTCACAAACCCATTTGGACTCTTCCTCTGGTCACCAATCtgtaccaaaaaaaaataaataaataaaaaaaaatatatatatatatatatatatatatatatgagctgATAGCACACCagcagatatgaaaacaaacTGCACTCTCAAGCTTTGGTTTTGTGAACAGCCTTTTTGGCTTTGGTTTGGCACAAGAGGATGGCCTATGTCCCAACAACAACTTACAGTATAGGCTtaaaatattatacttttttctttctgtaatgTTGGATATGGTCAAGTTGAGAGCTGAAAAAGTACTTGCTTACTGAGGAGATATAACTTAATCACTAATACTATGCAGATTCATGTCTATTCTAAGGAAAATaatctttttaatgtaactaTTTAATGAATCACACTAGAAAAGCATTAAATGAAACCTAAACCTattattcaaaaaagaaaaaaagttagaCTCTCTCACTCCTGTTCTCCCTACAGCAAGCGGAAAGTACCAGACACAAAGGTTTCGCTTCTCTAGAAGCCAACAGATTTTTGGTAAATGAAACCGGAAATAACtcacagaaagagaaaggacAGCAAGCAGGACAGAAAGACAAGCCTGCAAGAGGCTTTTGCATTGCCAGGGAATTATAGTACAGAGCTTTGTTCTCAGGACTAATGCTTaacatttaacaaaatattgcatataCAGCAGATACAAACTCCTGGATAAAGGAACAGATATGTTTACTATGGATAATCTACAAAGGTAAGCAACCATTTCTTTGTCAGTGATTGCTTTCTCCTTCTTTTAAGACCTGAACTATAGTGTTCAAATGATTGCTTTCCATAGCCTAGAACAGAAGCATGACTCAGCATGTTCTATTTATCCTTTATCTCTCTTACAGTGCACAGATTTTGGTTTTGGACTATATTGTAGTCTAGCAGGCTGCAGAGTACACTTAGCTGTGTGATTTCTGTGTAATATGGATAGTTGTTGGGGAAGAAGGTGTCACAGggttcttttttattatttacagtgAGAAGCAGTTTGAATAATCTGGACCAAGTGTGGGATGGCTGAGAGTGTACCCACCATGGAGAACTCTGATGAGGAGGTAAACAGCTATCTCtaaaacttaaataaaagtacaagaCAAATATGTGTTGTCTTTTCAGCTTTTGCAAATGTTATTATGAACTGATTCATtgtactttaaaatgtaaattcttTTCTCAATTATTAAGGACCTCTATAATGTACCGGATTCCTATCTTAAGTCATACTGTGAGGAAGAGAACACTCCACCAACACCACAGTCTGACTGTAAGTGTGACTGTCAATAACTGATCCAGTTTAATGACTAAATACATGCTATACAGTGGAAATACTGAGATGTATTTTTTCTTATGTTATGACAGATGTTCCTCCACCAGGAAAAGTAACAGTTCTCAATGCTGGCCAGGAGACAGTTTCTCTTGGCTTTTCCCTCCCTGATAACTCTGTAAGGTATACACTGCAATTAGATTACTcctgcaacacacagagagaccgtTTGATCACAGAGGACTCCAGCACTGTGAAGGTTGAGGGGCTGACTCCTGGGACTGAGTATACTTTCAGCATCGTAAGGATTGCAGACAATGGAAatcaaagcaaagcaacctcCCTATCTGTCTTCACAGGTAAATCTGAAAAACATGTAGCAAAGTCTTGTCTGAATGATCTGGCCCATAACCTAAACAAATGTTAATGTGTGTACTTCTTACATTGTGTATTCAGACTAAAGAGTTGGTATATTGTAAATTGTGGGCATTAGGTTATTATATATGTGGCTTTGTCTTTTACCCCACCTCTTTAACTTGGCAGTCAAACAGCacttttaaatataaacatGACGGAACatgatttttacatttataagtgATATCATTATATTGTTCCCACAGAGCCCAGCCCTCCTGTGCAGCTTACAGTCTACCAGGTCAGCAGTGAGTTTCTGTCTCTGCGGTGGGACACCCCTGCTGGTGAAGTGGAGAGTTACATCGTGACTTGTTGCAGTGAGGGAGACATTGTGCAAGAGCTGACAACGGACACAAACCTGACTCTCAGCAACCTGAATCCAGGGGTGTGTTACTCCCTCCAGGTTTCTGCACAACTTAGGAATGGAAGAATAAGCAAGCCAACTGTAACATCTGTCCACACAAGTAAGTAAAATCTAATtattttgcaataaaaaaattagCTTTAAAGTCTTCAACGGTTTAGAAAGATTTAATTCACCTAAATGTATcttataaacaaaaacatttgaaaaatattGATGTCATAAATAATGGTATAAGACATGAAAtctgtcatgaacatgaagaGTCTCTATTCTTGTTTATGGCTGTTGTCAATAAGTGTCCTTCTGTAAATaatgacacttttaatgcaaagttagcattgtttgagatgtttgtgttatgaCTAACTTGACATTAAGCAAGACAGCAACTTGTCATAAACATGTCATGGCAGGCCTAATTATCAAACTTAGAGAAACTTTTTAGCTttgtgttaacattacattaaattgTCATAAGTGGTTGTTTTTTACATTGGCTGCCATTAGACCATTATAATTGTGTCAAATAATTTtccttgacctcaagtaaagtgaaaAAGTTTGAACTTATCAAAAAGTTGTCATAAAGGTTGATTACAATGTCAAGTGGTATTATAACAGTGCAATGAATAATTTCCTTGCCCTAAAGTAAAGTGAAACCATTTGGACTTTTTATTAGGATGTCATTAAAAGTTATAACACTATTAGTTTGAATTAGTTTGACGACACAGTCTATATCAACGAAGTTTCATTttcaggattgttcaggtgctgcctgaaattctgctggatgtccaacatcttccgctttctttgtgttggcattctaaactccggtggatttctgaggactatggttaactactcctcagatctctgcagggtaaatccagacagctagctagactatctgtccaatctgagttttctgttggacgactaaaacaactttataACGTACACACGtcccatcaaaacaagttccttcctgaggctattacCATTGCTCCATCTGtcgcttagcactgcccaagatgattgtgattaaaccagagcacgtttttctcccatcccggaatgctgtgtggattcgCTAGACCCTCCTATGCAGCGCAGTCGAGGAAtatctggcaatgtgagactagacGTCGCTGAATACAGTACTGAGGTGGTTTACCGTGTTTTGGACAGATAACGTTAGCTTTAGGCTACTTGTGGCTAAAGTAACCACTAACTGTAGTTAGCTGTCGTTAGCTAGATAGCTTCGTTAGCTGTACAGCTGATTCAGACCCGGGGTGCAAGAAGCCAAACTTTGAAGAAAAACATCTTGGTACCGTATTCTCTGTCTTAAAACTGGCCTCCTCCGTAAATCAAGTTGTGTTTGTTTCCGTCCGTCCGTGTTTACTGAGAGCCCTGTTAAATGTAAAGGCGAGCAACCTCGCTCTTAACTTGCCTTTCTCTGCCACTAATTTTTACCCTAACCAATCTCACTCCTAATGCCTAAACCATAACCAATCCAACCAACGGAGGCAacaagtactagccaatcagaggctaGGGAGAgacttactgtatatattgaTTAGTATTTAAAGTAGCCAATAGCGCTGAATGGGAGTTAGGTTTATcctattcaattttatttatagtatcaaatcataacacaagttatctcgagacactttacagatagagtaggtctagaccacactctataatttacaaagccccaacaattacagtaattccctcaagagcaagcagtggcgaggaaaaactccctcttgggaagaaacctcagacagacccaggctcttggtaggcggttgtggctgtgatgaacagtggcaataatagtcacattaataatggaacagtgacttcaaatggtagttgtagtagttcatgtcctatcagggcgctgcagggcgttacaggatgtagtgtggcccagcagagcatggatggacgtagcaggaagcagcagggttcagcaggacgcagcctgacattgcagggcaccgcagagcttagcagggagtgcagcaggaccacggcgacagctgcaaccaggatcttggtgccaacgttctccaaggaaatacgctgggtgaaacAACATAAGGACTAGGAtaaagctaggattagtaataagcatttctgggacaggatgcacacaaatggaaatagaaagggagaggagtgagcagctcagtgtgtcaaaggaaggaattcccccggcagtctagaactatagcagcgtaactaagagagacaggtcaaaggagaggtagcctgttcgggcttggaactctcccctgccggattgggctgtgctggcctgcctccctctacttttgttatattattaatctgacgactatgaagagaagcaggtgggcttGGTTAGGCAGACGctacaactcctcactccctaactataagctttatcaaataggagaattttaagttcattcttgaatgcggtgacagtttctgccccccaaacccagattgggagctggttccataggagaggagattgataactgaaggctctggctcccattctgcttttagagactctaggtaccacaagtaactctgcattctgggagcgcagagctctagtgggacaataaggtattaggagctcttctagatatgatggtgcttgaccatttagagctttgtaagtcaggagaaggattttaaattcaatcctggattttactggaagccaatgcagagaagctaatacaggagctAAGCTAAtatttcttagttcttgtgagaacacgtgctgcagcattctggatcaactggagagtcttaagggacttatttgagcaacctgacagtagagaattacaatagtccagtccggaagtaacgaatgcatggactagtttttcagcatcgttttgagacaggatattcctaattttggcaatgttacgaagatgaacattgatttgttttagatgggcgttaaaggatatatcctgatcaaaaataactcctagatttctgacagtagtgctggaggccaggacaacaccatccatcatccatcatgCTAGCTGTTCAGCTGACTCTGCCGTGACTGGGAGCTTTCAGTGAACACAGCCGGAGTCACTGGACTGGTAGCATAAACAGACTCTGAGACTGAGAGGGAGTTTTACGACAGGGAATACAGTACCGAGATGGTTTTCTTTTCCGGTTTGGCTCCTTGCACCCTGGGCTCAGCTAATTGGAAAGCTTTACAGCTAACTGAGCTAACTAGCTAATGGCAGCTAACTACAGTTAGTGGTTACCTTAACAACAAGTAGCCTAAAGCTAACGTTCAAGTTCAagcactttttttgtcattgcgTAGCACAAAGATTACTTTGTGACAACCCAAGGGTGTGCTAAAATGTGATAAAATGGATGTTTGGTAGTACTGGaacagtaaaataaatctgTAAGTCTATCTAGAATAACATACTTTAAAATAACCTAAGATAATAAAATAagctacaaataaataaaataaattatataatgtatataagtTTGATATATGAATAAAAGCTAAACTTATATAAATAGGAGCTAACCATAAGTGCACAAGTTGTGTTATGGCAATGTTATCTGTCCAAAACTCTGTAAATTCCCTCAGTACTTTATTCACTGTTGTCGAACTAGTCTTATaacttttatgacattttatcgTGACACAATTATAATGGTCTCATGACAGCGAATGTAAAAACCAACCACTTAGGACATTTCAatgtaatgttaaaacataaatcTAAATAGTTTGATAAATAGGACTGCTATGAgatatttaggtttacattaaCCCAGTTGTCATAACAGAGATTGCTGTATTGCTTAacgtcaagttgtcataacaaaCATCTCAAACAATTCAAACTTTGCATTTTAAAGTGTCAATTTATCAAATGCCACAAACATTCATAAAGATTCGTTCATGTTTATGACGTGTCGTGTCATGTCAGTATTATGCAAAatccttcaaataaagtgttacccaaaatgtttttgttgacagCAGTAGGAACAGTACTCGCCCATACTATAATCCAATATGAGAGATAGGTATACATTAGAATGTAATGAAAGTTGAATAAACACCActcaaaacaacataacattGTGAAGGTTAGTAGAGTGCAAGGCTGTTGTATTAAACCACATGAGTTTTAGGTGTACACTGTCAACTGAGTATATGTTAAAATTAAATTGGATCAGTACTATGGACTATTGAAATAACCAGTGATGGGATTATCATTTAATTTTCATGTCTACAGAGACACACCTAGAAGGCCTATTGGAGGATCTGGGGTTGGAGCAGCACTACACAGAGAAGCTATCCCTGAGCACAATACTTCAGATTGATGAGAAGAACATTACTGATGAACCTGCTAAGTGTAATTCAGATATTCCATGGTATTTTCTAAAGAAACTGATGATGGTTAATGTGACAGCTAGGAATGTGAAATGTACATCAGTATGTGAGTCCAACTATAATGATCCGTCAGGGAATACAGTGTTAGATCTTGATAATCTGGTCAACAGTCTATATTCAGGTGACATGCTAAACCCCCTTGACATGATCACTGCTCTCTTTCTGTGTTCTGATGGTTTTGTAAATCAGGAAATGGCCCTCAAAATGTCCATGTGTCAGTTTTCTGTTCCTCTGTTGCTTCCTAATTGTGACACAAATCAGTGCACACTCATGCTTTGGGCCATGAGAGACATTGTTAAAAAGTACAGACCTCAGTCACTTTTACAATCCAAGGGATTCATTGAACAAAGAATTGTTCTCTCTGAACTTCCGATGATATCTTTTGTGAGACTGGGTGAAAGCTCAATGTCCAAGTCAGAGATCCTCAATAAGCTTCTGAGCAATTCCCAGCAGTACCACGATACCTTTGTTCATCATGATATGGAGTGTGGTGACAGCCCAAGAAGAATATCCAACGGACTGGCTGAAATTACTTGGTACCTTCCATGTGGGAACAAAAACATGGATGTTTTCAGTGAGCCAGTAGCTGTAGCTAACCTTCGTGGGGACATTGCTTTGTTTGaaacacaattttcttttttgtgtcagACATCTGCAGCAGTTTTTGTGTTCTTTGACAAGTGGGACTCTAAATGTGAGCTGCTTACCAACCAACACCACAAGGCACAGATCTTCTTGGTGGGTAACCATCAAAGCAAACATTTCAACTTAAATGCTCTAAAGAAGGTAGCAACCAAGTTGGGCTTAACTAACAGCAACATCATTTTGAAGGCTAAGCACATGAATGATGCAGACTTTGTCAAAACCCTGCGGAAAACAGTCAGCAATGTTGTTGAGAACTCAAAGATGAAGATGCGAATTGAGCAGATGGCTGACATCGCCCATGAACTGGGAATCTGGGTTGATGAAGACACTTCAGAGTGCCAGGCTGCCAAGAAAAATGCAGATGTGATCACTGcagatattaaaaatatcctTAAATACAAAGAAGGTCAGCTACCCTTACAAGGCCAAATATGGAAGGAACTGACTTGCTTAGAGAAGGAAGAATTTCGGCTTCGAAAAGTTGGATCTGAGGacatagaaaaatacaaaagtgaCCTTCAGGTACAGAAAACAGAACTGCGGAAAAAACAGAACTCTTATGACATGTCAAATGCAATGACATGTTTCATTAACGCAATATCAAGCCCAGGGATAGAAAGGAGCTATTTCCTGAAATGGATGCGAATGAACCTCGATAATGTGTCTCGAGAAAAACTGTCTGGTCTCAGGGAGCAGtacaaagaaaaatgcaaaaattCAGAGAACAAagaggagatcaaagacattgACAAACAACTTTCCAACAGCTCACTGGGGACTGAACACTTCTTCCGTGAAATGGGTCAGATCTATGAAGCTTCGCTTTCCCTTCCAGAAACCGACCAATCACGTCAACAATTACAGCATCTGCCCAAACTTTGTGCAGAATTGTTACTTGATGGATTCCCTCTTGAGCTTGTAGATGGAGATGCATCCAACATACCTCTCCGATGGGTGAGTGACGTTCTCTCTCAGCTCAATGACTTGGTGTCTCCTAAGAACAAGATACTGGTAGTCACAGTCCTTGGAGTGCAGAGCACAGGAAAGTCCACTCTCCTCAACACCATGTTTGGAGTGCAGTTTGCAGTCAGCAGTGGTCGATGCACTCGAGGTGCCTTTATGTTGCTCATCAGAATTAATGAACATCTTAAAAAAGAACTCAACTGTGACTTCATGGTGATTATTGACACTGAGGGCTTGAAGTCACCAGAGCTTGCACAACTGGACAATAGCCATGAGCACGACAATGAGCTTGCAACACTTGTTGTGGGGCTGAGTGATATCACCATCATCAATATTGCAATGGAGAATTCAATAGAAATGAAGGACATCTTACAAATCGTTGTGCATGCTTTCCTCAGGATGAAAGAGGTTGGCAAAAGGCCCAAATGTCAGTTTGTTCACCAGAATGTGTCAGATGTTTCAGCCCATGAGAAGAACTTACGAGACAGGAAGCTGCTCTTGCAACAGTTAAATGAGATGACCCAGGCAGCAGCCAAAAtggaaaagaaagaggagaacAAGAGCTTCACTGATGTGATGGAGTACAGTCCAGACACTGGGAACTGGTACATTCCTGGACTCTGGAATGGAAACCCACCAATGGCACCAGTCAATGAAGGGTACAGTGAGGCTGTATATGAGCTCAAGAAGAACATAATCAAAATTTTGGGAAGTTGTGATTCATCTGTCAATGACATCTTGGAGTTTACAGAGTGGATGAAAAGCCTGTGGAATGCAGTAAAGCATGAAAACTTCATCTTCAGCTTCAGAAACAGCCTGGTGGCTGATGCATACATGAGGCTGTGCACAGAATTCAACAAATGGGAATGGGAGTTCAGAAAAGAAATGTACACATGGGTGACAAAATCTGAAACAAGAATTTCCAACTACGGTACAGTTGCTGTGAAATCTGAGGTATCGGACATGAGAGAACTTCTCACACGTTTGAAAAGTGAAGCTTGCACAGTGCTGTCTAAATGGGAAACAAAACTCCTCGGAAATTTGACACAGTACTTCAAGCAAACAGAGGGTCATGTCTATCTTGTTGAACAATACAGAGAGGACTTTGCAAACAGTGCAAAGAGCCTTCGACGAGAAATGGAGCGCTCTGTACTTAATCAGCTCACAGCAGCAGCTGACATCAGACAGGGAATGACAGAACTTGATAGAATCAAGGAGAACCACACAAAAGAATTAGAGGGGAGAGTAAGTGGACTGATTGAACAATGTCGGGAGAAAAAAGTCCAGATGACAGACAAGGAGCTCGACAAAGAATTTGATAAGA
This genomic window contains:
- the LOC114573959 gene encoding interferon-induced very large GTPase 1, producing the protein MAESVPTMENSDEEDLYNVPDSYLKSYCEEENTPPTPQSDYVPPPGKVTVLNAGQETVSLGFSLPDNSVRYTLQLDYSCNTQRDRLITEDSSTVKVEGLTPGTEYTFSIVRIADNGNQSKATSLSVFTEPSPPVQLTVYQVSSEFLSLRWDTPAGEVESYIVTCCSEGDIVQELTTDTNLTLSNLNPGVCYSLQVSAQLRNGRISKPTVTSVHTKTHLEGLLEDLGLEQHYTEKLSLSTILQIDEKNITDEPAKCNSDIPWYFLKKLMMVNVTARNVKCTSVCESNYNDPSGNTVLDLDNLVNSLYSGDMLNPLDMITALFLCSDGFVNQEMALKMSMCQFSVPLLLPNCDTNQCTLMLWAMRDIVKKYRPQSLLQSKGFIEQRIVLSELPMISFVRLGESSMSKSEILNKLLSNSQQYHDTFVHHDMECGDSPRRISNGLAEITWYLPCGNKNMDVFSEPVAVANLRGDIALFETQFSFLCQTSAAVFVFFDKWDSKCELLTNQHHKAQIFLVGNHQSKHFNLNALKKVATKLGLTNSNIILKAKHMNDADFVKTLRKTVSNVVENSKMKMRIEQMADIAHELGIWVDEDTSECQAAKKNADVITADIKNILKYKEGQLPLQGQIWKELTCLEKEEFRLRKVGSEDIEKYKSDLQVQKTELRKKQNSYDMSNAMTCFINAISSPGIERSYFLKWMRMNLDNVSREKLSGLREQYKEKCKNSENKEEIKDIDKQLSNSSLGTEHFFREMGQIYEASLSLPETDQSRQQLQHLPKLCAELLLDGFPLELVDGDASNIPLRWVSDVLSQLNDLVSPKNKILVVTVLGVQSTGKSTLLNTMFGVQFAVSSGRCTRGAFMLLIRINEHLKKELNCDFMVIIDTEGLKSPELAQLDNSHEHDNELATLVVGLSDITIINIAMENSIEMKDILQIVVHAFLRMKEVGKRPKCQFVHQNVSDVSAHEKNLRDRKLLLQQLNEMTQAAAKMEKKEENKSFTDVMEYSPDTGNWYIPGLWNGNPPMAPVNEGYSEAVYELKKNIIKILGSCDSSVNDILEFTEWMKSLWNAVKHENFIFSFRNSLVADAYMRLCTEFNKWEWEFRKEMYTWVTKSETRISNYGTVAVKSEVSDMRELLTRLKSEACTVLSKWETKLLGNLTQYFKQTEGHVYLVEQYREDFANSAKSLRREMERSVLNQLTAAADIRQGMTELDRIKENHTKELEGRVSGLIEQCREKKVQMTDKELDKEFDKMWKQMVNELSFPEQKAANVITSVSHHLRENLSRKGSHVCQLLSQKNLKNCGLQPFTYTAEGFCKKVKNKLSKFFNIEDQVMALQKTADHISMDCTQFVTEKLGKKNNYHETYIQEILHIIDERLQNNQETDIEFEVSLKQHICGFAAREFQKMHEDFIHVNDPYRCLNQNKEKFRADFKDVFHQRDQCQKKAEEFTNRCLEPAVEAFVNRSLGPDIIGEMLTGQQFSTRMFFQYSVLLDLLSKDDFKNYQSYICSYEEYVKKWTLDQIVKHFSNQSTTFKFEDQHLQSSVRSINNAINKAKTRKSGNLKTFVKNVCQELGDKLVISQDALGAFMILNNADQEQFAHWLTECVKDMTNTLGKKFKHTNIQMKLKKLHVNPQDELFTKLIGCGNQCPFCEAPCEAGGRFHTEHWTSLHRPEGLGRFRWRETKKLVTDVCSSSVISDNRFRCNATNGEWHPYKRYTDFFPDWRIAPDASLQASDYWKYVLTKFNKQFAEAYNAKPADIPLMWRYITPKQAEASIKESFNIK